The DNA sequence TCCTTCGGGGGCTAATATATGTCGTCCTTTCAGGACCTTTAACCAAGGGCCGAGTCCTGAAGGGACGACAGATACCGGGGTGGGATGCTAGTCCTACCCCATGATATACACTAGCCCACAAGTCCTGAAAGGACGGCAGATGCTCGGGTGGGAGGTGGATACTACCCTTTGGGAAGAGGATTGTTTGGGAGGGAGGACCGACGGAATATCTTCCGCCGATAACGGATGCCGTCCTTTCAGGACTTTTAGCGAAGGGCCAAGTCCTGAAAGGACGACAGATACTGGGGTAGGATGCTAGTCCTACCCCATGATATACATTAGCTCGAGTCCTATAAGGACCACAGATACTCGGGTCGGATGTAAATTCTACACTATGAAGAATGATATTTCTCAACGATGCATCACCCTAAAAATACAACACCACTTTCCCGCGCAAGCTAAATGGAGCGCCCGGCGTAAAGTGAATCTCTTCCACTGCTTCTGTTTCACTGAAAAGGCGGGTTTCTGTAGCGAACTGCGCTTCGTTCCACTCATCGTTGAGTAAATTTTCTGCGCTCAGGCCAACGAAGTAATTGCGGCCCTGGTAACCCAGGTTGGCATCGAGCAAGAAATACCCCGAAGCCGTGAGGTTATTTGCTTCATCGGCTGGGCGGTCACCAAGCAGGCGGTAACGCAGAGAAGCTTGCCAACCTTCGGCAGGGCTATAGCTAAGTCCGCCGGTGCTGGTCCAGATGGGCGCCAAAGGAATACGATCAGCTGCTTCGGTTGTTTTGCTGCGGGCATGGGTGTAGGTAACATTGGCATCAGCAAAAAAAGCTTGGCCTATCTGCCAACGTGCCATGCCTTCCAAACCACGGCGGATGGTTGCTCCACTCGGTTCCACCACTCCTTCATCCCCCACGTAAACAAACTCTTGTTCCAGATCAAGCTGCCAGGCATTGATTTGCCAGACCAAGCTGCGGCCTGTTCTAAACAATGCTCCCAGGTCATAACTCACACCAGCAGGCAGGCTGCTCTTAACTTCCTGTTCCAAAATCAAACGGGTGTCATTGGAATGAAAACCTCGGGCGGCACGAGCATAAAGCTGCCAGCCATTGCTTACCTGGTAGAATAAACTCAATTTAGGACTGAGGATACCGTCGGTCGTTGATAGTTGTTCGTAAGCAGGCTTCAACTGGTCGAGATACTGAAAGCGGAAACGATCATAACGCAAGCCGGCCTGTAGACGAAGTGCTGGTAACAATTGTAAGTTGGCTTCCCCATAAACGGCGGCGTTCAACTCGGTCACATCACCCAATTGCACTTTTTCCAGGGTCGTCGTACGATTACGTGTGTAAGACAACTCATTATCATTGCTACGGTCAAAACGCAGCTGCCAGCCCAATTGCGCATTCAAGGGCAAGCCCAAAAACTCGGTTTGTTTGAGCAGTCGGCTACGGTAACCAAACAAATGGCGATCTTCTTTTTGGCGAATTTGATCACCGTTGACGGGATCTCTTTCAAAGAAGGTAAAATTGGAATAAAGCTCAAAATCGTATTTGCTGTAGAAAAACTGGGTTTCCAATTGCGTACTCGGATTGAGGATATACTGGTGCTGGATATTGGCATTGATGCGGCTGGTTTGGCCTCCTTCTGTATCGTCAATGGCTCCAAACCTGCTGATCAATCCCTGATCAACAGCCCGCTGAGGGATTTGACCACTGGCATCCCAGCGGCTGCTAAAGGCCGAGAAAGTAGCCGTAAGTTTTTGTCGGCCATCGAATGGATTATAGTACTTAGCAAGGGTATTGATTCGATAAAAATTCTGAGGTGACTCAAAGTATCCATCCGTAAAAATACCTTCCGAAGCGATATAGGCGCTTGCACTGTTCTCCCCTCCCAATGGCAAAAGATTGAGTCCGCTCACTAAGCGATAAGTATCAAAACTCCCCGCTTCAGCTTTTGCGAAATTTCTAGCCAGTCGGTTGGTCGTAGTCATCTCTACAGCACCAGCCGTAGCAAAATTCCCGTCACGGGCAGCATAAGGCCCTTTGC is a window from the Lewinella sp. LCG006 genome containing:
- a CDS encoding TonB-dependent receptor — translated: MKKTIYLPYSFLVFFAFVSFSLLGNNLHKGSISGIVRDATTQLELGGATVELLDQDKTAYTNELGVFSFMGLPAGQYSVRVSYLAYASVTLENITVSDDSTQPLRINLQPENVNLPDVVISAKAIDPFATISQVDLKTRPVNNGQELLRMMPGLFIAQHAGGGKAEQIFLRGFDIDHGTDLAIQVDGMPVNMVSHAHGQGYADLHFVIPEIIQSIDLRKGPYAARDGNFATAGAVEMTTTNRLARNFAKAEAGSFDTYRLVSGLNLLPLGGENSASAYIASEGIFTDGYFESPQNFYRINTLAKYYNPFDGRQKLTATFSAFSSRWDASGQIPQRAVDQGLISRFGAIDDTEGGQTSRINANIQHQYILNPSTQLETQFFYSKYDFELYSNFTFFERDPVNGDQIRQKEDRHLFGYRSRLLKQTEFLGLPLNAQLGWQLRFDRSNDNELSYTRNRTTTLEKVQLGDVTELNAAVYGEANLQLLPALRLQAGLRYDRFRFQYLDQLKPAYEQLSTTDGILSPKLSLFYQVSNGWQLYARAARGFHSNDTRLILEQEVKSSLPAGVSYDLGALFRTGRSLVWQINAWQLDLEQEFVYVGDEGVVEPSGATIRRGLEGMARWQIGQAFFADANVTYTHARSKTTEAADRIPLAPIWTSTGGLSYSPAEGWQASLRYRLLGDRPADEANNLTASGYFLLDANLGYQGRNYFVGLSAENLLNDEWNEAQFATETRLFSETEAVEEIHFTPGAPFSLRGKVVLYF